The Syntrophotalea acetylenivorans genome contains the following window.
CGATGCCATGTGCTACGCTCAGTTCCTGGCCGGCATGGCGTTCAACAACGCTTCCCTCGGTTACGTTCACTCCATGGCTCACCAGCTTGGTGGTTTCTACAACCTGCCTCACGGTGTTTGTAACGCCATCCTGCTGCCTTGCGTTTGCGAATTCAACATGATCGCTTGCCCGGATCGTTTCGCTGACATCGCCGAGTTCATGGGCGTTCCTTGCGAAGGCTTGACCATTACTGAAGCTGCTGCTGCTGGCATCGCTGCTATCCGCGAGCTGTCCGCTTCCATCGGCATCCCTGCTGGTCTGACCGACCTCGACGTTAAAGAAGCCGACTTCAAGATTATGGCCGAAAACGCCAAGAAGGACGCTTGCCAGCTGACCAACCCGCGTACCGCTACGCTGGAGCAGGTCATTGGTATCTTCAAGGCTGCTATGTAATTCTTAGCAACTTGATAGCAGGACCCGAAACGCCCGGCCTTTTGGCCGGGCGTTTCTTTTTGTGAAGTGACCGAAGTCGGGTTGTAGGTTTTTGGGAAGGGGAGGAGCTGCGTGGTTTTTAAAGGTCTCATTGAGTATGGATCGTTTAATTCCATGGGTGGTGGAGTGGCGGGCTGCCATAAACGATGTTTTGCGTTGTGGTATACGAAATGAAATAAAAAGTCACCGGGGCTACACGGGTGAAAGTTTTTAAGGTTGTGCTGGAAGAGGATATGTCTAAAGCTGGTCTTTCTGCCGCTGGTGATTTAAAGGTTTTTGTCTGCTTGCTGCCGCTTCGCCTCCAGGTTTGGAAGCCGTGAAAAGTTTATGCAAACATTGTTGTAAAATCGCATTTTCTTCCTTGTGTCGCTTGTCCGCGACTAAATAAATTATGAGTGGCTGAGATGATATTTGGGGTTCGTTCCTGGCGTGGGAAAAGTGGTTTTGCTACGCTGTTTGGTTAATGAAAAATACAGCAAATGGTTGCTTGTTCTGGTCTTATGTGTCTTGCAAAGTATAGAGAAATAAAGTGTTTTTTTATTTGCCAAGAGATTGGGCAGAGTTCATCATCCGTGATATGTCAAAGCTGGCGGGGATCAAGAAAATTGCAATAAACAATGTTTTAAAAAAATCGTTTGATTTGTTTTGAGATTTATAGTAAAAATTTCGCCGTGCAAAAACCTGTGTGGGGTTTTTTTTCTTCAACGCTTAACTAGGAGGATTCACAATGGCAGTTGTAAATCTCGCAGACACTACTTACGGTTTCTTCATCCCCAGCGTTACTCTGATGGGTGTTGGTTGTGCTAACGAAGTTGGCCCTAAGGCCGCTGAGCTTGGCGCCAAAAAAGTTCTGCTCGTCACCGACGCCGGCCTGAACAAAATGGGTGTTGCTCCCAAGATCGCCGACACCATCAAGGCTGCTGGCGTTGACTGCATCATCTACGACGGTGCTGAGCCCAACCCGACCGACAAGAACGTACACGACGGCGTTAAGGTTTTCGAAGACGAAGGCTGCGACTTCATCGTTTCCCTCGGCGGCGGTTCTTCCCATGACTGCGCTAAAGGTATCGGCCTTGTTACCGCTGGTGGCGGCCACATCCGTGACTACGAAGGCGTCAACAAGAGCACCGTGCCCATGACTCCCCTCGTAGCCATCAACACCACCGCGGGTACCGCTTCTGAAATGACCCGTTTCTGCATCATCACCAACACCGATACCCACGTCAAGATGGCTATCGTTGACTGGCGTTGTACTCCTCTGGTCGCCGTTGACGATCCCGTACTGATGGTTGGTAAGCCCCCGGCACTGACCGCAGCTACCGGTATGGACGCCCTGACTCACGCTGTTGAAGCTTACGTTTCGACCATCGCTACCCCGATCACCGACGCTTGCGCTGAAAAAGCCATGCGCCTGATCGCTCAGTGGCTGCGTCCTGCTGTTGCTCTGGGCGCCAACATCGAAGCTCGCGACATGATGTGCTACGCTCAGTACCTGGCCGGCATGGCGTTCAACAACGCTTCCCTCGGCTACGTACACTCCATGGCTCACCAGCTTGGTGGTTTCTACAACCTGCCTCACGGTGTTTGCAACGCTATCCTGCTGCCTTGCGTTTGCGAATTCAACCTGATCGCTTGCCCGGATCGTTTCGCTGACATCGCCGAGTTCATGGGCGTTGACACCGTAGGCATGACCCAGACCGAAGCTGCTGAAGCCGGTATCGCTGCTATCCGCGAACTGTCCGCTTCCATCGGCATCCCTGCCGGTCTGACCGATCTCGACGTTAAAGAAGAAGACTTCAAAGTAATGGCCGAGAACGCTAAGAAAGACGCTTGCCAGCTGACCAACCCGCGTACCGCTACGCTGGAGCAGGTCATTGGCATCTTCAAGGCTGCTATGTAATTCTTAGCAACTTGAAAGCAAGACCCGAAACGCCCGGCCTTTGGTCGGGCGTTTCTTTATTTGTCCTGCCTAGAGGTATCGAAAGATATCTCGATTTAGAATGTGCCGTTTGTGTGGGGTAAAGGTGCTCCTGGCCTCGTGATAGGGGTTGCTTTTCCGCAGGGTATTTGCGACCATTGACCGCTCTCTTTGCAATTGCCGGATAATCGAAATGGATTTGCAGGTGAGGGGGCGCCGTTCGGGACGCCCTCTCTGCTTTTATGTGGGGGAAGAACATGAAGGAAGTAATAGAGTGGCTTCAGTCGCGGATACAGGGAGACCTTCTGCCTTGGGCCGATCAGCAATCCGCAGCACATCGTTTTGGTCTGAGTTACCGCCAGGTAGAAGAAATGGCGTTGAAAAACGGTTTGTTGCCGGCCCGCTATCAACGCAATCGCAACATGATATCCCTGCAAGAACAGATACGTTTGTTCCATAGTCGGGCGGTTGTTATTGGTTGCGGAGGTCTGGGGGGCTATATCATCGAAGAGCTTGCACGGCTTGGCGTTGGCCATATTGTCGCGGTGGATTATGATGTTTTTGAGGAACATAATCTGAACCGTCAATTGCTGGCTACGCCCGATTTCCTTGGAATGAATAAGGTCGCTGCAGCAGCCCGGCGCGTTGATCGCTTAAACCCGTCAGTGGATTTGATCCCTGTGTGCGAAGCGTTTGGCTCTGAAAACGGGCGGCAGATATTGGCTGGTGCCGATATCGCCATCGATGGCCTGGATAGTATAACCGTTCGATTGGAGTTGGCCGAGGCTTGCCGCGCAGAAAATGTACCCTTGGTTTATGGTTCCATCGCCGGCTGGTACGGCTACGTTGGCAGCCAGTTTCCAGGCGAGCGTACCTTGGAAAAGATTTTTTCGGATGACACCGGAGGTCGAGGCCTTGAAACCGAGCTTGGCAACCCCTCTTTTACTCCTGCGGTTATTGCCAGCCTGGAGGTGGCCGAAGCCTGCAAAATACTCCTTGGTCGGGGCACGCCAGCCCGAAAGCGCTGTCTGTCCGTAGACCTTCTCGACATGGAATTCGTAGAAATCGAGTGCTAAAAGCATTTACCGGGCCGCCATGCCTGGACGTACATTGACGATGAGGAAAGTATGGTAACGGCCTTTCTTGGCCTTGGTGCCAATCTCGGTGATCGCCTGGGCTCTTTGCGTGGAGCCCGACAGGCTCTGGATAAATTGCCGGGGATCACCGTGGTAAAATCGTCGGCTCTGTACGAAACTGTCGCTGTGGGGGGGCCACCGGGGCA
Protein-coding sequences here:
- the mdh gene encoding iron-dependent methanol dehydrogenase, which codes for MAVVNLADTTYGFFIPSVTLMGVGCANEVGPKAAELGAKKVLLVTDAGLNKMGVAPKIADTIKAAGVDCIIYDGAEPNPTDKNVHDGVKVFEDEGCDFIVSLGGGSSHDCAKGIGLVTAGGGHIRDYEGVNKSTVPMTPLVAINTTAGTASEMTRFCIITNTDTHVKMAIVDWRCTPLVAVDDPVLMVGKPPALTAATGMDALTHAVEAYVSTIATPITDACAEKAMRLIAQWLRPAVALGANIEARDMMCYAQYLAGMAFNNASLGYVHSMAHQLGGFYNLPHGVCNAILLPCVCEFNLIACPDRFADIAEFMGVDTVGMTQTEAAEAGIAAIRELSASIGIPAGLTDLDVKEEDFKVMAENAKKDACQLTNPRTATLEQVIGIFKAAM
- a CDS encoding HesA/MoeB/ThiF family protein; this translates as MKEVIEWLQSRIQGDLLPWADQQSAAHRFGLSYRQVEEMALKNGLLPARYQRNRNMISLQEQIRLFHSRAVVIGCGGLGGYIIEELARLGVGHIVAVDYDVFEEHNLNRQLLATPDFLGMNKVAAAARRVDRLNPSVDLIPVCEAFGSENGRQILAGADIAIDGLDSITVRLELAEACRAENVPLVYGSIAGWYGYVGSQFPGERTLEKIFSDDTGGRGLETELGNPSFTPAVIASLEVAEACKILLGRGTPARKRCLSVDLLDMEFVEIEC